One genomic window of Notamacropus eugenii isolate mMacEug1 chromosome 6, mMacEug1.pri_v2, whole genome shotgun sequence includes the following:
- the FJX1 gene encoding four-jointed box protein 1 codes for MGWRMRGPGRAAATIGLWLLALGSLLALWTRLVQRAEQRPFPGPELLRPGRSSADRAASPALLLPRLRLGDARGGPAKTFRALLTVPAAGESPSQSLPERAERRQPGHVEEPRWGGPAAVQGGIFWSRGLEEQVPRGFSEGQAASWLEAARGARVVALERGGCGRSSNRLARFADGTRACVRYGINPEQIQGEALSYYLARLLGLQRHVPPLALARVEPRGAQWAQVQDELRGAHWAEGSVVSLTRWLPNLTDVVAPAPWRSEDGRLRPLRGGGGELANRSEPELVELVQWTDLILFDYLTANFDRLVSNLFSLQWDPRVMQRATSNLHRGPGGGLVFIDNEAGLVHGYRVAGMWDKYNEPLLKSVCVFRQRTAQLVLELHRGQDAAARLLRLYRRHEPRFPELGALAEPHAQLLQRRLDFLSKHILHCKAKYGGL; via the coding sequence ATGGGCTGGAGGATGCGGGGGCCCGGCCGCGCCGCCGCCACGATCGGGCTCTGGCTCTTGGCTCTGGGTTCGCTCCTGGCGCTGTGGACCCGGCTAGTGCAGCGTGCGGAGCAGCGCCCCTTCCCCGGGCCGGAGCTTCTGCGCCCTGGGCGGAGCAGCGCGGATCGAGCGGCGTCGCCGGCTCTGCTCCTCCCCCGTCTACGGCTGGGGGACGCCCGTGGCGGCCCCGCAAAAACTTTCCGGGCGCTGCTCACCGTGCCGGCCGCCGGGGAGAGCCCGTCCCAGAGCCTCCCGGAGCGGGCGGAGCGCAGGCAGCCGGGGCACGTGGAGGAGCCTCGGTGGGGTGGTCCAGCGGCCGTGCAGGGGGGGATCTTCTGGAGCCGGGGCCTAGAGGAGCAGGTGCCCCGAGGCTTCTCGGAGGGGCAGGCGGCATCCTGGCTGGAGGCGGCTCGCGGGGCCCGGGTGGTGGCCCTGGAACGAGGGGGCTGCGGGCGCAGCTCCAACCGGCTAGCTCGCTTCGCCGACGGCACCCGCGCCTGCGTGCGCTACGGCATCAACCCAGAGCAGATCCAGGGCGAGGCCTTGTCTTACTACCTGGCCCGGCTGCTGGGCCTCCAGCGCCACGTGCCCCCGCTGGCGCTGGCGCGGGTGGAGCCGAGGGGCGCTCAGTGGGCGCAGGTGCAGGACGAGCTGCGCGGAGCGCACTGGGCCGAGGGCAGTGTGGTGAGTCTGACCCGCTGGCTGCCCAACCTCACTGACGTAGTGGCCCCCGCGCCCTGGCGCTCGGAGGACGGGCGCCTGCGGCCCCTGCGCGGCGGAGGGGGCGAACTGGCCAACCGCAGCGAGCCCGAGCTTGTGGAGCTGGTGCAGTGGACCGACCTGATTCTCTTTGACTACCTGACGGCCAACTTCGACCGCCTGGTCAGCAACCTTTTCAGCCTTCAGTGGGACCCGAGGGTCATGCAGCGCGCCACCAGCAACCTGCACCGCGGCCCCGGAGGAGGCTTAGTCTTCATAGACAACGAGGCGGGCCTGGTTCACGGCTACCGGGTGGCGGGCATGTGGGACAAGTACAACGAGCCTCTGCTCAAGTCGGTGTGCGTCTTCCGCCAGCGCACCGCCCAGCTGGTCCTGGAGCTGCACCGGGGCCAGGACGCCGCCGCGCGGCTCCTGCGCCTGTACCGGCGGCACGAGCCGCGCTTCCCGGAGCTGGGTGCCCTGGCCGAGCCCCACGCGCAGCTGCTGCAACGCCGTCTCGACTTCCTTTCCAAACACATTTTGCACTGCAAGGCCAAGTACGGCGGACTGTGA